The DNA segment ATCGACGTGCAGGCCATCGAGTCGAAAGGCCGCCGCACCGAGCGCCTGACCAAAGAAGGTTGGGAGCTGGTCGAGCAGCAGCCACTCAAGGGCAAGCAGCTCCTGCGCTTCGCCCGTGAGGACCTCTATCCCGTGCCGTCCATCCTCGAGGAAATGGGTCTCACCTACGATGAGAAGCTGCTTTCCTTCAAATCCCGCATCACGAAGCAGTTCCCGGAGAAATTCGCGGAGTGGATCAAAGCGATGCCGGAGAATGTCGATCTGGACATCGACCTGCGCCTGAGATCGATCCTCGCAGACCCGGTCACCGCCGCCGTGCGCTTCGAAGTCGTCGGACAGGACATCGACTGGTTCGACCTGCGCATCGTCATCGACGTCCAGGGCGTCAATCTTTCCAAGGCCCAGATCCGCCAGCTCGTCGCCGCCCGTGGTGGCTACGTCCGCATGGAGGACGGCTCCTGGATGCGCCTGGAGATCAAGCTGGACGCGGACCAACGCGAGGCGGTCACCCGTCTGGGTCTGGACCCGTTCGACCTTTCCGGGGAAACCCACCGCATGCACGCCCTGCAGCTCGCCGATCCGAAGGCGGCGGAGGTCTTCGACCCGAAGGCATGGGAGCGCATCAAGAACCGCGCCGGCGACATCCAGCTCGAGGTCAATCCGGACGTGCCGGAAGGCCTCAACGCCACGCTCCGCCCATACCAGATCGATGGTTTCAAGTTCCTCGCCTACCTGGCGACGAACAACTTCGGCGGCATCCTGGCGGACGACATGGGTCTGGGCAAAACGATCCAGTCCCTCACCTACCTGCTCTGGCTCTTCGAGGAAAACGAACGCCAGGGCGGAATGAAAAAGCCCGCGCTTGTTGTCTGCCCGAAGTCCGTTCTGGACGTCTGGCACAGCGAGGCCGGCAAGTTCACGCCAATGTTGAACGTCAAGATCCTCAAGAACCGCGAGGACATCGACGTCAACGAGATCCAGAACAAAATCGACATCCTCGTCCTCAACTACGCCCAGCTCCGTGTCTGCGGTGATCTGCTCAATGAGGTGAAATGGCTCACCACCATTCTGGATGAAGGCCAGCAGATCAAGAACCCGGACTCCAAGGCAGCGAAAGCCGCCCGGGAACTGGACTCCCAGAACCGGCTAGTCCTCACCGGTACGCCCATCGAAAACCGCCTGCTGGACATGTGGTCGCTCATGGCTTTCGCAATGCCGGGCGTGCTCGGTTCCCGCGCCTATTTCAAGAAGCGCTTCGACAAGCGGAAGGATCCCCTTTCCCAGACCCGCCTCGCATCCCGCCTGCGGCCGTTCCTGCTGCGTCGGACGAAACTCCAGGTGGCGCAGGATCTCCCGCCGAGGACGGAAGAGGAAGTTTACTCCAAGATGGAAGGCGTCCAGATCGAGCTCTACAAGGCGGAGCTCAAGCGCATCCAGAAAGCACTCCTCGGTCTCGACTCCGACGAGGCGGTGAAGAAGAACTCCTTCGCGATCCTGCAAGGCCTCATGCGCCTCCGCCAGATCTGCTGTCACCCGGGTCTCATCGATCCGAAGTACCTCAAGGAGGAATCCGCGAAGATGGAGTCCCTCTTCTACCTGCTGGACCAGCTCCACGAGGAAGGCCACAAGGTGCTCGTCTTCTCCCAGTTCGTGTCGATGCTGGACCTCATCAAGGCCCGCCTCGAACTGGAAGGCCGCCCCTACCACTACCTCACCGGCCAGACCAAGGACCGGAAAGGCGAAATCGAGCGCTTCCAGACCACCAAGGATCCATCCGTCTTCATGCTTTCCCTGAAAGCCGGTGGCGCCGGTCTGAACCTGACGTCCGCGTCCTACGTCATCCTCTATGATCCATGGTGGAACCCGGCCGTGGAGAACCAGGCCATCGACCGTACCCACCGCATCGGCCAGAAGAACAAGGTCATCGCCTACCGCCTGCTCACCCGTGACACGGTGGAGGAGAAGATCCGGATCCTCCAGCACCAGAAGACCCAGCTCGTCACCAACGTGCTCGGCGACGAAGGCTTCGCCTCCAACCTCGGCCTCGACGACCTGCAGTTCATCCTGAACCACAGCATCGACGATGAAGAGGACATGAAGAAGTAACGGCCATACCCCCTTCATGGCGGGAACACCAAGGTTCCGCTCCAACATTCGCGTCCCGGCTTCCATCGGAAGACCGGGACGAATGTTTTTTAGGGGCATCGTCATATCCTCCAGCCCGTGAGAGGATGGCACCCACGTTCCTTCCTCAATACGTCAGCGGCCTTGCGCTCGATGTCGCGGTCCCACGCCCCAAGGCGGGAGGCAACAGCCATCCAGCCATGTCTATCAGAATCTATCAGACCTCACCGTCCGGATTCACCCATCCGGCCACCAAGCCCACACGCGATTACGTGATCCGGGGATCTTGATATCAAACCGATATGAATGAATGATCCGACATCATGAAAAACGCCCCCGTCATGGATTTCTGGGTCACCACCGCCATCTTCCTCAGTGGTCAGACCAAAACTCCCGCAAGCACCCACGGAAAAATGCTCCACGAAGTGGTCACCCGCCGCGATACATCAATCCCTCAGGAGAAGGGGTATGAAGTCCGCCACCCGGCGCTGAAACGCAGCCCCTTGTTTGCAAGCTGAGGATACTCCTCTTACCCCTGTTGCCTTTTCCGAGGGCCTCGCGCAGTCACTTCCTGACAGGAGAGCCGCGTGAGGCCTTTCCCTTTCAGGGACGGATGCGGACAATCTCGTCGAGATGGCCTTTCAGCGATCCCAAGCCAATGGCGCAACTGGCAGTACCACCCACATAACCGGCCAGAGCCCCCACCACGACAGCAGGAATCGTCATGGTTCCCAAGGTGATCATCCCTGCATTCGCGCCAGCGTACGCACCCACTCCCGCACCAGCAACACCGTATGCCATACATCGCTTCAGAACATTGAAAAGATACTCCATATCGGAATTGGAGTATCCAAGATTGTCTTTAAGCATGTTGCTCCGGAATTTCAGAAAGTCGGCGGTTTCCATGGCAAGATCCAGCACTTATCCAGATACGCTCATCATTTCAAGCAAGATCATCTGCGGTTTCCATAACTCGCGCCAGTGACCGGCTTCGATCCGGGTTCATCTTCAGGGCGGCGGTTGATGGCCTTTCGACTCCCCCAGATCGACTGATCCACCTCCGCGGCATCCGTGAACACCGGGTGCCGCGATCTTTCTTCATGAATCCCTTCAGCGGCGTGCCTCCGCAGTCACCAATTTCTCCATGCCCTCATCACTCCTTGTAGCCTGCGGCTTTCCTTGATTCGACGAACTTCCTCGTCGCGTCGAAGAGTTCCATCTTCCCGGTCCCGCGCGGATCGCCGGTTTGCATCTGGTAGTCCTTCAGGCGTTCCTTCAGACCATTCCGCCTGGAAGCATACGCATCGTCACCGGCGAGGTTCCTTTTGTGATCCGGGTCATTCTCCAGATCGTAGAATTCCTCCGTGGGAACACCATTCCGTGGGAAACGGATGAGGTATTGGAAACGATGGTCGCGGATGGTGCGGGAAGCCAGGCACTCCGGGGGCTGCTCGCCATGCCACTCCAGCCCCGTGGCTATCCAATCGCGCGAAGGGTCGATCCGGCCTGACTCCGGCGAGCGCAGGATGGGCATCAGGCTTTTCCCGCTCATGGCCTCAGGCACCGGAACTCCGGCGGCCTCCAGCAAGGTGGGAGCGAGATCGGAAAAATTCACGAAATCATCGACCGAGCGGCCGGACTTCACCACCCCGGGCCACCGCACGGCCAGCGGTTCATGAACACCCCAGTCGTAAGGGGACGCCTTCGAGCCTGCACATGCGGTCCCATTGTCCGAGGTCACCACAACGATGGTATTGTCCAGCTCTCCCCTGCGTTCCAGTTCCGCCAGCGCCTTCCCCAGCGTCTCATCCGCCAGCTTCACTTCATAATACATGTCCGCACGCTGGCCCCGCACCTTGGGCGTGTCCTCCAGAAAGCCCGGCATCGCGATGTCATCCGCCAACACTCCGAATTTCTTCTCCAGCTTCACCCGGTTGACCGGTGCCCACGGGCCATGCGGCTCCATGATACCCAGCCAGCAGAAGAACGGCGCACCTTCTTTCCTTTCATCGAGGAACTGCGAGAAGTTCGCCATATAGTCGATGGCGGACACATGCTTCTCCGGTTTCCCGACTTTCACCGTGTTATAGACCTTTCCCGCCACATCGTCGCCATGACCTTCCGGTGGGAAGACACCCGGCCCCCACCCTTTCCCGATCCGGCCTGTATGATAGCCGGCGTCCGAGAGCAGTTTTGGAAACACGGCGAACTTCCTGGGCAACCACGCCTGGATGAACGCACCCTGCTCCAGTTCCCAGAAATTCCTGCCGGTGAGCAGGGCCGCGCGGGACGGTGCGCAGCTCGGCGCGGAAGTGTAGGCATACCTGAACAACGCACCTTCCTTCGCCACACGATCAAAATGGGGCGTCGCCACCTTGCTCCAGCCATAGGCGCTCTTCTCCAGCCAGCTTTCGTCATCCGTGATGACGAGCAGGATGTTCGGCCTGACTTTGTCCCCCTTCTCCGCGGCGAGAACTGCCGGATGGGACAACAGGAAAAGGAGGAGCGTGAGATGGCGGATGAGGATCATGGAGTGCGCGGCTTCCTACTGACCACATTCCTCCCCCGGATGCTAGAGCTTAAGTGTCACGGTGTAATTCCCACTCTTGAGATTCATCGAGGCCGCTCCCACCGGATCGCCGTCCACCTTGACCGAATCGAGCTTCCTGGTCGGAAAGACAAGGGTCCCGGTGGAGTTTGCGGGGATCTCCACTTTCCACTCGAAGCTGTCGCCGGACTTCTTCCACGCACTGGAGGCACGACCATATGGGGTCTGGTGCCAGGCGGAGGCGTGGGTGAGCGTACCGCCGGGGATCGGAGCGAAGATGACGTTCTTGTAGCCGGGCTGCCGCTCATCGTAGTTCAGTCCGGCCACGCTGGCGTAGAGCCATTTCCCGATGGCACCGTAGGCATAGTGGTTGAGGGAATTCCCTCGCGCCGGGTGGATGCCTTTCTCCTTTGAATAGGCGTCCCAGCGTTCCCACATGGTGGTGGCACCCTGGTTGACGGTGAACAACCAGGAAGGATAGGTTTCCTTCTCCAATAGCTCATAGGCCAAATCCACCTCGCCGATCCGGGCGAGCACGGAGGTGAGGATCGGCGTGCCGATGAAGCCGGTATTCAGGTGGCTGCCATCTTCCTTGATCTTCCGCACCAAGTGGCCGGCGGCGAGCTTCGCGGTTTCCTCATCCAGCAGTCCGAAGCTGAGCGGGACGAGGTAGGCGGTCTGGCTTTCGGTGAAGGTCTTCTTTCCGTTCCTGTCGACACGTCCCGCTTCCCCGACGAAGGCGCGGTTGAAGGCAACTTTGATCTCCTGCGCAAGTGCTGCGAACTCCTTCGCATCATCCTCCTTGCCCAGCACCCTGGCCATGTGCTCCATCATCAGCGTGGTGCGGTAGTGGTAGGCGGTGCCGACCAGTGCGTTGGGTGTGTCACTGCCGCGCTCCTTGCCACTGCGCTGCGCGGAGACGGAGTTCGGCTGGAGCCAGTCGCCGAAGCCGAATCCCATGCGGATCAGATTCTTCGAGGAGTGGTCACGCAGGAAGTGGATCCACTTCTTCATCTGATCGTAGTGATCCTCGAAGATCTTCGTGTTTCCGTAGGCCATGTACATCTCGTAGGGCACGATGATGCCCGCGTCCGACCAGCCGCCGCTGCCCCGGTTCTTCACGCCGAAGGGCGCCACATTCGGGTAGGCTCCCCGCTCGTCCTGCAGGTCGTTCACATCGACCAACCACTTCGTGAAGAATCCCTCAACATCCATGTTGAAGGTGGAGGTGGGAGCGAAGACCTGGGCATCGCCCGTCCATCCCAGCCGCTCGTCCCGCTGCGGACAGTCCGTCGGAACCGAGAAGAAGTTCCCCCGCTGGCCCCACTGGATGTTGCTCTGGAGGCGGTTGATCTTTTCGTTGGAGCATTCGAATCCACCGGTCATCGGCATGGCATTGTGCAGGACCACGCCCTTCAGATTCCCTACACCCGGCTTCTCCCCCTTCTTCAGGCCGCTGACCTCCACATACTGGAATCCATGGAAAGTCAGGGTGGGTGCCCAAGTGATGCGTCCATCCTCCTTCGGCGTGTAGGTGTCCTCGGAGATCGCGGCGCGGTAGTTGTCCACGTAGAGGGTGCCGTCCGGGCGCAGAACCTCTGCGAAACGCAGCTTCACCACGCTGCCTTTTTCCACCGGCATATCCACCAGGCGCGGCCAGCCGACCATGTTCTGGCCCATGTCGAAGATGAAGACACCATCCGCTATCTCCTTCACACTTGCCGGGGTCAGCTCCTGCATCTCGCTGACCGGTTGGTTGCGGCGTGGGTCCAGCGCCACCGCCTTGTCGATATCCTGCACCTCAGGTTTGGTCCACTCCCTGGCGTTGAAGCCCGGCTTGTCCCAGCCCGGCATCTCCGCGTTCGCATCGTAGTCCTCACCGTCGAAGATGTCCCCGAAGACGATGGGACCGGTGGACGCCTGCCAGGTGCCGTCGGTGGAGATCACCTCCTTGGTTCCGTCGGAGTAGGTGATCTCCAGTTGGCCCAGAAACCACGGCTTCTTGTTATCCCTGCGCTTGCGGTGCAACTGCCCCGCAAACCAGCCGTCGCCGACCAGCACACCGATGGCATTTCCTCCCTGCTGGATGAGCGAAGTGACGTCATAAGTGTCCGTCTGTAGACGTATGTCATGCTGTGTCCACCCGGGGACCCACTGCGTCCTGGAGTCCAGTTGGCGCCCGTTGATGCTCGCCTTGTAAATCCCCTTCGCCGTCGCGTAAAAGCGGGCACTGGTCACTTCCTTGGACGCCCCGAACTCCTTGCGGAGATAAGCGGGCTTCATGAAGTCGTAGCTCGCCTTCTTGCCCTTCGGGACGGAAGAGCGGTTGAAAAGATACTCCTTCCGACCGGTGGGCAGATCCCCGGAGATCCACTGCCCTTTCCACTCGCTGTTGTCCATCAGGCCGGCCTCGAAGTGGTTCACCTCCGACCATGCACCTTCCGCTCCGACCTCGTCCCAAACCTTCACCATCCAGTAACGCCTGTCACGCGACCGGAGCGCCGGACCCTTGTAGTCCACCTTCACCGACTGCGGTGAATCGATCTTCCCGCTGTCCCATACATCCGCCTTGTCCGGCAGCTTGTCCGCGCTGCTCGCCACGACCACCCGGTAGGCCGTCTGCGCGGTGCCATTCCGCACCAGCGGCAACTGCCAGGAGAAGGATAGATCCTGCAAGCTGTAACCCACAGGATTCCTGAAACTCTCCCCGACCGTGGTGGACGTCGGTTTCAACCCAGCCCCGTGCAGGGCAAGCGGAAATAGGGCGAAGAGGATGGTGGCAATGGTCTTCATCGGAAGCTTGGACATGGAAAAAACGGAAATGCAGGGCCGGAGATCCATTCCGGATGCGTGGCGACCAGCAGGACTGATCCCGATGCCGGCCATCCTGCCAGTCCCAAGCGTGGTATTCATCCCTCAATGGAGGGATAACACACCACCATCGACCACTCCCCACACGATATCCCAAAAACTTGGTTCAAGAAACCGAGCCAAAGCTCCCTGATTTCCCGGCGGAAGCAATCACCAGACGGACGAGCTCCTGCAATTCAGGACTACTCTCCCTTGACCGGCACGCGATGCCGAATGAAAAGCGATGTGCGACCGCATTCCGGATTGGCCGCGCAACCACCAGGCCAGGAGACAGACTCTCGAATCCTTCCTGCACCACCGCCACTCCTTCACCTGATTCCACCATCGCGAGCATGCTCGCAACCGAATCACACTCGGTTTGGATCTTCATCTGGTTGGGCCTGCCAAAAATCCCCTCAAGCCAACGATGGTGCTCGGGATAGCCTTTCCTGCAAAACACCACGATCGGAAACCCGGTGATCTCGGCAACATCCAGCTCATCACGCGCGGAGAGCGGATGTCCCGTTGACATCACGACACACGGCGAATGCCTTGTGATCTCATGGTAGTCGATACCGCGAAGTGGCGTTCCCGGTATCCTGACCAACAAGGCCGCGCCGAGATCCCCGTCCGCCAGCCCCTTGACCATGGAAGACGTGTCCAGATCGAAGAGAGTCACGCGGATCCATGGACAAGCCCGGCGCATTTCTTTCAGAACCTCCGGAAGTATGCGGCTGGACATCGAAGGTACATAGCCGACACGGAGTTCCTTCGATTGCTGTCCGTCCAATTCCCTGACCGATTCGAAGATCCGGTCGAGCCGGGAGATCAGATCCCGGGCCTGGGTGAGGAAATGCTGCCCTGCGAAAGTGAGCCGGATCGACCGGCCAGTCCTGACGAAGAGGGAGATCCCCATCTGGGATTCGAGGTCACTCATGCGCCGGCTCAAAGCGGGCTGGGCAATATGGAGCCGCTCCGCAGCCCGGCTGATGTTCTCCTCTTCAGCCACGGTCAGAAAGTACCTCAAAGAACGTAATCCGACGTCCATGAAAGAGCATGCTGAACAGGCATGCTGAGCAACGCAAGAGAGCATTTTGAGGATCAGGGGTGTTGGGATAAGATGACCGCTCCCGAAGGTTTCTGACGGAGTATCCAACCCGATTCAAAATCACCAACAAGACCCAACAATCACGATGAACATTCCAGAAAACATGATCGATCCGGCGGATGCCGTGATGTGCCTGATCGACCACCAGAGCGGACTTTTCCAACTCGTCCGCGATATCGACCAACCCGCGCTGCGCAGACATGCGGCCTGTCTGTCCCGGGTCTCATATTTGGCCAAGATACCGACCTTTTCCACCGCTTCGGTGCCCGACGGTCCGAATGGCCCGCTGATTCCGGAGATCCACGACCAGAACCCCGATTGCGTCTACATCCCCCGCACCGGCCAGATCAATGCCTGGCACAACCCGGCGTGGGTGGAGGCCATTGAGAAAACCGGCCGCAAGACCCTCATCATCGCCGGCACGCTCACCAGCGTCTGCATGTCATTCCCGACATTGAGCGCGCTTGCGGATGGCTACAAGGTCTTCTGTGTCGTCGATGCGTCGGGCAACTGGTCGTCCATGGCAACTGACATCACCATCGCACGGATCACCCAGGCAGGAGCCTACCCCACCGACACCTATGCGGTTCTGGCCGAACTCATGGCGACATGGAACCGTCCGGATGCGTGGGACTTCGCCCAAGCCATGGTGGACTACATCGTGCCCCCCTACAAGGCTCTCATCGAGAGCTACGACAAGGCCCAGCAGATCCAGCGCGACGGCAAGGAAACGAAGCTCAACCAACAATAACCGGGAGTCCCCCCGAAACCCAATCCGCCTGCGGCAGTTCCGCCGCAGGCGGAACCTCCGCAGCTCACCATGAAACCCGCCGCCAACGTCGCAGCTTTCCTCCTTTTCGGGATCTTCCAGTTCGCCGCCTGGAACCACTTCTTCAGGTTTCAGGAAATGCCGGCCCCTCCTGAAGGCTCCGCGCCCGCACTTTTCATGGGGGCCATGGTTCCCACAGGTTACTTCACTTTCGTCAAGGTGCTGGAGATCCTCGGGAGCCTGCTCACCCTGGTACCGGCCACCCGCTCGCTCGGCTTGCTCATTGTCGGCCCCATCGTTGTGAACATTCTCTGCTTCCACGGATTCCTTCTCGGCGGCGCCGGCCTGTTTCCTTTGCCGCTGGTGGTCTCCCTCTGCTCCGCCTTCCTGCTCTGGACAGAGAGAGGAAGGTTCCGCCATCTGTTCCCCATCCCTCCGGCACCGTGAACCCGGACGCTCTGAAACCCCTGGCAACGGACCTCCGCACCGTGCCGCCACGCAGTCCTCATGAGACACTTGGCGGCTACGTCATCGCAGCCCGTGTTGTGGACAAGGGGCGGGCGGATCTTCTCGGCGTGCTCGGGGAATACAACTATCATCCCTGTGGGTTGGCCGCGTTCCTATGGCAGTTCACCGGTGTCAGTCCCATGGAGTTCCGTTCGTTCATCGCCACTGGCGCCGATGACGATGCCTGCGGCCGGTGGCTCTCCGGAAAGTCCAAGGTTTCGGAGCAGGAGGA comes from the Luteolibacter sp. SL250 genome and includes:
- a CDS encoding DEAD/DEAH box helicase, with the translated sequence MNPDRATLNFLNSFPEEARKRGEMLQKDGAVTQIFGNHLFIQGRVEDETGTFRTSLRLQGNRWFGSCTAEDEIVSGACQYATMMERMHRGEDLPESPNEFDDTPILDIIEEKLGRELDDKEADFVTKIEKRYRRYVIEGELHDHDMVRITPRWEITTYEPLELWPMPPGDILEFWNYIAYAFYKKKLPYPEFMSVITDLGHVQKKMADWEQEREVAAWYDRIEQVNERPPQEAPLDVEFRLVATINEARLEVREKKANVWVQLREKNEIEHYVSLHHEAALLMDSSSQTLWEHFLSYVRKQGDTTLDFDQEEACRFMNRIFRQPALKGYIVNLDDKDFKVVTDALKWVCEDDPYDPKSFALQLVTAAGENVSHSVRLLPGRKEFYQSDETVFPGPPRWLEETEVMPRYLIPKRVIDSLEGVEFLRKIGASLPESLVKRVVDLELKPRFEMKLVAGLTAAETEHLVIDVQAIESKGRRTERLTKEGWELVEQQPLKGKQLLRFAREDLYPVPSILEEMGLTYDEKLLSFKSRITKQFPEKFAEWIKAMPENVDLDIDLRLRSILADPVTAAVRFEVVGQDIDWFDLRIVIDVQGVNLSKAQIRQLVAARGGYVRMEDGSWMRLEIKLDADQREAVTRLGLDPFDLSGETHRMHALQLADPKAAEVFDPKAWERIKNRAGDIQLEVNPDVPEGLNATLRPYQIDGFKFLAYLATNNFGGILADDMGLGKTIQSLTYLLWLFEENERQGGMKKPALVVCPKSVLDVWHSEAGKFTPMLNVKILKNREDIDVNEIQNKIDILVLNYAQLRVCGDLLNEVKWLTTILDEGQQIKNPDSKAAKAARELDSQNRLVLTGTPIENRLLDMWSLMAFAMPGVLGSRAYFKKRFDKRKDPLSQTRLASRLRPFLLRRTKLQVAQDLPPRTEEEVYSKMEGVQIELYKAELKRIQKALLGLDSDEAVKKNSFAILQGLMRLRQICCHPGLIDPKYLKEESAKMESLFYLLDQLHEEGHKVLVFSQFVSMLDLIKARLELEGRPYHYLTGQTKDRKGEIERFQTTKDPSVFMLSLKAGGAGLNLTSASYVILYDPWWNPAVENQAIDRTHRIGQKNKVIAYRLLTRDTVEEKIRILQHQKTQLVTNVLGDEGFASNLGLDDLQFILNHSIDDEEDMKK
- a CDS encoding DUF5069 domain-containing protein; the protein is MNPDALKPLATDLRTVPPRSPHETLGGYVIAARVVDKGRADLLGVLGEYNYHPCGLAAFLWQFTGVSPMEFRSFIATGADDDACGRWLSGKSKVSEQEEIVRWNNQMRCQLLCDLPDSYQTYYETYIPRYCPHPHRIRFFFDVYDDEEGRL
- a CDS encoding alpha-L-rhamnosidase; this translates as MSKLPMKTIATILFALFPLALHGAGLKPTSTTVGESFRNPVGYSLQDLSFSWQLPLVRNGTAQTAYRVVVASSADKLPDKADVWDSGKIDSPQSVKVDYKGPALRSRDRRYWMVKVWDEVGAEGAWSEVNHFEAGLMDNSEWKGQWISGDLPTGRKEYLFNRSSVPKGKKASYDFMKPAYLRKEFGASKEVTSARFYATAKGIYKASINGRQLDSRTQWVPGWTQHDIRLQTDTYDVTSLIQQGGNAIGVLVGDGWFAGQLHRKRRDNKKPWFLGQLEITYSDGTKEVISTDGTWQASTGPIVFGDIFDGEDYDANAEMPGWDKPGFNAREWTKPEVQDIDKAVALDPRRNQPVSEMQELTPASVKEIADGVFIFDMGQNMVGWPRLVDMPVEKGSVVKLRFAEVLRPDGTLYVDNYRAAISEDTYTPKEDGRITWAPTLTFHGFQYVEVSGLKKGEKPGVGNLKGVVLHNAMPMTGGFECSNEKINRLQSNIQWGQRGNFFSVPTDCPQRDERLGWTGDAQVFAPTSTFNMDVEGFFTKWLVDVNDLQDERGAYPNVAPFGVKNRGSGGWSDAGIIVPYEMYMAYGNTKIFEDHYDQMKKWIHFLRDHSSKNLIRMGFGFGDWLQPNSVSAQRSGKERGSDTPNALVGTAYHYRTTLMMEHMARVLGKEDDAKEFAALAQEIKVAFNRAFVGEAGRVDRNGKKTFTESQTAYLVPLSFGLLDEETAKLAAGHLVRKIKEDGSHLNTGFIGTPILTSVLARIGEVDLAYELLEKETYPSWLFTVNQGATTMWERWDAYSKEKGIHPARGNSLNHYAYGAIGKWLYASVAGLNYDERQPGYKNVIFAPIPGGTLTHASAWHQTPYGRASSAWKKSGDSFEWKVEIPANSTGTLVFPTRKLDSVKVDGDPVGAASMNLKSGNYTVTLKL
- a CDS encoding sulfatase encodes the protein MILIRHLTLLLFLLSHPAVLAAEKGDKVRPNILLVITDDESWLEKSAYGWSKVATPHFDRVAKEGALFRYAYTSAPSCAPSRAALLTGRNFWELEQGAFIQAWLPRKFAVFPKLLSDAGYHTGRIGKGWGPGVFPPEGHGDDVAGKVYNTVKVGKPEKHVSAIDYMANFSQFLDERKEGAPFFCWLGIMEPHGPWAPVNRVKLEKKFGVLADDIAMPGFLEDTPKVRGQRADMYYEVKLADETLGKALAELERRGELDNTIVVVTSDNGTACAGSKASPYDWGVHEPLAVRWPGVVKSGRSVDDFVNFSDLAPTLLEAAGVPVPEAMSGKSLMPILRSPESGRIDPSRDWIATGLEWHGEQPPECLASRTIRDHRFQYLIRFPRNGVPTEEFYDLENDPDHKRNLAGDDAYASRRNGLKERLKDYQMQTGDPRGTGKMELFDATRKFVESRKAAGYKE
- a CDS encoding LysR substrate-binding domain-containing protein; translated protein: MLSCVAQHACSACSFMDVGLRSLRYFLTVAEEENISRAAERLHIAQPALSRRMSDLESQMGISLFVRTGRSIRLTFAGQHFLTQARDLISRLDRIFESVRELDGQQSKELRVGYVPSMSSRILPEVLKEMRRACPWIRVTLFDLDTSSMVKGLADGDLGAALLVRIPGTPLRGIDYHEITRHSPCVVMSTGHPLSARDELDVAEITGFPIVVFCRKGYPEHHRWLEGIFGRPNQMKIQTECDSVASMLAMVESGEGVAVVQEGFESLSPGLVVARPIRNAVAHRFSFGIACRSRESSPELQELVRLVIASAGKSGSFGSVS
- a CDS encoding isochorismatase family protein; amino-acid sequence: MNIPENMIDPADAVMCLIDHQSGLFQLVRDIDQPALRRHAACLSRVSYLAKIPTFSTASVPDGPNGPLIPEIHDQNPDCVYIPRTGQINAWHNPAWVEAIEKTGRKTLIIAGTLTSVCMSFPTLSALADGYKVFCVVDASGNWSSMATDITIARITQAGAYPTDTYAVLAELMATWNRPDAWDFAQAMVDYIVPPYKALIESYDKAQQIQRDGKETKLNQQ